The following coding sequences lie in one Alloacidobacterium dinghuense genomic window:
- a CDS encoding PadR family transcriptional regulator, which yields MAKATGRSCSIGALYTTLDRLEAKGLVKTWMGVGTPQRGGRSKRMVRVTPAGTAAARSFYDTMIRMSNRAPWARRRTEGAE from the coding sequence ATTGCAAAGGCGACAGGCCGGAGTTGCTCGATAGGCGCTTTGTATACAACGCTTGACCGGCTTGAGGCCAAAGGACTGGTGAAGACCTGGATGGGAGTGGGCACGCCTCAACGAGGAGGCCGCTCGAAGAGGATGGTCCGCGTAACGCCGGCCGGCACCGCCGCGGCAAGAAGCTTCTACGACACCATGATCCGCATGAGCAATCGTGCGCCCTGGGCGCGGCGGCGGACGGAAGGGGCCGAATGA
- the trxA gene encoding thioredoxin has protein sequence MPVIRVCPHCGQKNRIPTTHLADTGRCGACKHALPPVNEPIAADAALFDDILQNARVPVLVDFWADWCGPCRMAAPEVAKTAANLSGQAIVLKVDSDKQPQLAARYNVRGIPNFLVLNNGKLVHQQAGLVGHDQMEAWLRSAASVSIA, from the coding sequence ATGCCCGTCATTCGAGTCTGCCCGCACTGTGGACAGAAAAACCGCATCCCCACGACCCACTTAGCCGACACAGGCCGCTGCGGCGCCTGTAAACACGCGCTGCCGCCCGTCAATGAACCCATCGCTGCCGACGCCGCACTCTTCGACGACATCCTCCAGAACGCCCGCGTCCCCGTGCTCGTCGATTTCTGGGCCGACTGGTGTGGCCCCTGCCGCATGGCTGCGCCCGAAGTCGCCAAGACTGCAGCCAACCTCTCCGGCCAGGCCATCGTCCTCAAAGTCGACTCCGATAAGCAACCGCAGCTCGCCGCGCGCTACAACGTCCGCGGCATCCCAAACTTCTTGGTCCTGAACAACGGAAAGCTCGTGCACCAGCAGGCTGGACTCGTAGGCCACGACCAGATGGAAGCCTGGCTCCGCTCCGCCGCGTCGGTGTCAATCGCTTAA
- a CDS encoding acyl-CoA desaturase, with protein sequence MATATTVEEKQAHPLSRRAQGNSFNTITLLFLILFHAGAIAALFFFNWKAVIITAVLYFIGINLGICVGYHRLLTHRGYKVPRFLKYLLVTCGTLTLEGGPLYWVVNHRVHHQLTDRHGDPHTPREGGWWSHAGWVIYGKGLSIESELIRKYAPDILADRYLMLLSEYHWMPLVILAIVLYLTGSWPFLLWGIFFRVTLSLHVTWLVNSATHIWGSRRFSTHDDSRNLWWVALLTGGEGWHNNHHAYPASARHGLTWYEYDLNYYCIWVLGKLGLARQIHTASLPAHQDVKLPGE encoded by the coding sequence ATGGCCACAGCCACCACCGTTGAAGAAAAGCAAGCCCACCCGCTAAGCCGCAGAGCACAAGGCAATTCCTTCAACACGATCACGCTCCTCTTTCTGATCCTCTTTCACGCCGGAGCCATCGCCGCGCTCTTCTTCTTCAACTGGAAGGCAGTCATCATCACAGCCGTTTTGTACTTCATCGGCATCAACCTGGGAATCTGCGTCGGCTACCACCGCCTGCTGACGCACCGCGGATACAAGGTCCCTCGCTTCTTGAAATATCTTCTCGTCACGTGCGGAACCCTCACACTTGAAGGCGGACCGCTCTACTGGGTGGTCAATCATCGCGTCCACCATCAGCTCACCGACCGCCACGGAGATCCCCACACGCCCCGCGAAGGCGGCTGGTGGTCGCACGCCGGATGGGTGATCTACGGCAAGGGGCTAAGCATAGAATCCGAGCTGATCCGCAAATACGCGCCCGACATTCTCGCCGACCGCTACCTCATGCTGCTCAGCGAATACCACTGGATGCCGCTCGTCATCCTCGCCATCGTCCTCTATCTCACCGGCAGCTGGCCCTTCCTGCTTTGGGGAATCTTCTTCCGTGTCACCTTGAGCCTGCACGTAACCTGGCTGGTCAATTCAGCCACGCACATATGGGGCTCGCGCCGCTTCTCGACACATGACGATTCGCGCAACCTCTGGTGGGTCGCCCTCCTGACCGGCGGCGAAGGATGGCACAACAACCACCACGCCTATCCCGCCTCCGCGCGCCACGGCCTCACCTGGTACGAATACGACCTCAACTACTACTGCATCTGGGTATTGGGGAAACTAGGCCTCGCCCGACAGATCCACACCGCATCCCTTCCCGCTCATCAAGACGTCAAACTCCCTGGCGAATAA
- a CDS encoding alpha/beta hydrolase-fold protein: MKKRQILGATALLAMALNAVSTLAQSAKGQIIDRQVISMNFAGNRIGVSPVRKMVIYLPPGYLTSTHRYPVIYFLPNPFEENYRFDFDHRDAQGLFDLAIAEGVIKDFILVAVDMNTPLGTSWYVNSPVTGNWEDLMIQELIPYIDANFKTFPNRDSRGIAGIFIGGYGAIRLGMRHPDVFGSVYAMHPVGTGTGVGVSMTIPKWDILTNAKSMDDVKQDGGTRIFTTMFQAHLPDPAKPPLFVDLPGRQENGKLIIDVKLMDRFRNNFYLETMIPQYANNLKSLRGFKFDWTRNDANYDHVYANQAFTRKLNEFGVAHGAEEYTGPFDESNWGADGRIYTEVLPFFARYLVFDIDPQIHHQ; this comes from the coding sequence ATGAAGAAGCGACAGATTCTCGGCGCAACCGCTCTGCTTGCCATGGCATTAAACGCTGTTTCCACCCTGGCGCAATCGGCGAAGGGTCAGATCATCGACCGGCAAGTCATCTCAATGAACTTTGCCGGTAATAGGATCGGTGTCAGCCCGGTACGGAAGATGGTGATTTATCTGCCTCCTGGTTACCTCACATCGACGCATCGATACCCGGTGATTTATTTTCTACCGAACCCTTTCGAGGAAAACTATCGCTTCGATTTTGATCACAGAGATGCTCAGGGCCTGTTTGATCTGGCCATTGCAGAGGGTGTGATCAAGGACTTTATCCTCGTAGCGGTCGACATGAACACGCCGCTTGGAACTTCGTGGTATGTGAACTCCCCGGTCACCGGCAACTGGGAAGATCTCATGATTCAGGAACTGATACCGTACATTGATGCAAATTTCAAGACCTTTCCTAACAGGGATTCCCGAGGCATTGCCGGAATCTTCATTGGAGGATATGGAGCTATCCGCTTAGGTATGAGGCATCCGGATGTCTTTGGCTCCGTGTATGCCATGCACCCGGTGGGAACGGGGACAGGTGTCGGCGTCAGTATGACTATACCCAAATGGGATATTCTGACAAACGCAAAATCGATGGATGACGTGAAACAAGATGGCGGCACACGCATCTTCACTACCATGTTTCAGGCTCATCTGCCTGATCCCGCCAAGCCGCCGCTGTTCGTCGACCTGCCTGGACGCCAGGAAAATGGCAAATTGATCATCGATGTGAAACTCATGGATCGTTTCCGCAATAACTTTTATCTGGAGACGATGATTCCGCAATACGCCAATAACCTCAAATCTCTGAGAGGATTCAAGTTTGACTGGACGCGGAACGATGCGAATTATGACCACGTGTATGCCAACCAGGCTTTTACTCGCAAGCTGAACGAATTCGGAGTTGCTCACGGCGCCGAAGAATACACCGGACCTTTTGACGAGTCGAATTGGGGCGCTGACGGCCGAATCTATACCGAAGTTCTGCCCTTTTTCGCCCGATATCTCGTCTTCGATATCGACCCTCAGATCCATCACCAGTGA
- a CDS encoding PadR family transcriptional regulator: protein MNFKGTLPTLILEALQQEPSHGYRIAQQIKERSQGVLDFKEGTLYPALHKLENEGQVESYDAVESGRQRRYYRITKTGRKTLAKDRAEWHELSRAVTAILGEA from the coding sequence TTGAATTTCAAAGGAACACTGCCCACCTTGATTCTGGAAGCTCTACAGCAGGAGCCGAGCCACGGATACCGTATTGCGCAGCAGATCAAAGAGCGCTCGCAGGGGGTGCTCGATTTCAAGGAAGGCACGCTCTATCCTGCGCTGCACAAACTCGAGAATGAAGGTCAGGTGGAGTCCTATGATGCGGTGGAAAGCGGGAGACAGCGGCGCTATTACCGCATCACAAAAACCGGACGCAAGACGCTGGCAAAGGATCGCGCGGAATGGCACGAACTTTCGCGAGCGGTGACTGCGATTCTGGGGGAGGCGTAG
- the trpE gene encoding anthranilate synthase component I, which yields MPSPETTLPNRADFLKLAKSHTLVPLYRTLTADLETPVTAFLRLAADEPEAFLLESVEQGEKIGRYTFIGIRPFRKIVSRGKNIEITENGKLHRMEDDIFNLCKGLLSSHKPARIPGLPPFTAGAVGFFAYDVVRQIERLPETTKDDLGLPDACLMFFHEVLAFDHIRKEMLLIVTADVTQQKPDRAYANALKRLDRLEKRLARPFQKPKQKKVRGKLKLESQTRKKDFLKAVETAKEYIAAGDVFQVVLSQRFDVEPGVDPFSIYRALRTVNPSPYLYFLRLSLKKNADTHIAGSSPELLVKVNQDRIQYRPIAGTRPRGSSDEDDRRIADEMIHDEKERAEHVMLVDLGRNDVGRVSEYGSVEVKELMSVERYSHVMHIVSGIEGKLRPELHAVDAFRACFPAGTLSGAPKVRAMEIIEELEPTRRGIYGGSVLYADYSGNLDSCIAIRTLLQQGKKGHIQAGAGIVADSVPEKEFEESINKSRAVVRAIERARN from the coding sequence ATGCCTTCGCCCGAGACCACGCTCCCCAATCGCGCCGACTTCCTGAAGCTAGCCAAGTCGCATACGCTCGTGCCGCTCTACCGCACGCTCACTGCCGATCTCGAAACCCCGGTAACCGCCTTCCTGCGCCTCGCTGCCGACGAGCCCGAAGCCTTCCTCCTTGAATCCGTCGAGCAGGGCGAAAAAATCGGCCGCTACACCTTCATCGGCATCCGCCCGTTCCGCAAGATCGTCTCGCGCGGCAAAAATATTGAGATCACAGAAAACGGCAAGCTGCACCGCATGGAAGACGACATCTTCAACCTTTGCAAGGGATTGCTGAGCAGCCACAAGCCCGCGCGCATCCCGGGCCTGCCGCCCTTCACTGCCGGAGCCGTAGGCTTCTTCGCCTACGATGTCGTCCGCCAGATCGAGCGCCTGCCCGAAACCACCAAAGACGACCTCGGCCTGCCCGACGCCTGCCTCATGTTCTTCCACGAGGTGCTGGCCTTCGACCACATCCGCAAGGAAATGCTGCTCATCGTCACCGCTGACGTCACACAGCAGAAGCCCGACCGCGCCTACGCCAATGCCCTAAAGCGCCTCGACAGACTAGAGAAGCGCCTCGCAAGACCATTCCAGAAACCAAAACAGAAAAAAGTCCGCGGCAAGCTCAAGCTCGAGTCGCAGACGCGGAAAAAAGACTTCCTCAAAGCCGTCGAAACCGCGAAAGAATACATCGCCGCCGGAGACGTCTTTCAGGTCGTCCTCTCGCAGCGCTTCGATGTAGAGCCGGGCGTCGATCCCTTCTCGATTTACCGCGCGCTGCGCACTGTCAACCCATCGCCGTATCTATATTTCCTGCGCCTCAGCCTCAAAAAGAACGCCGACACGCACATCGCAGGGTCGTCACCGGAATTGCTGGTGAAGGTAAACCAGGACCGCATCCAGTACCGCCCCATCGCCGGAACGCGCCCGCGCGGATCCAGCGACGAAGACGACCGCCGCATCGCCGACGAGATGATCCACGATGAAAAAGAACGCGCCGAACACGTCATGCTCGTCGATCTCGGCCGCAACGACGTAGGCCGCGTCAGCGAGTACGGCTCCGTCGAAGTGAAGGAGCTGATGTCCGTCGAACGCTACTCGCATGTCATGCACATCGTCAGCGGAATCGAAGGCAAGCTCCGCCCCGAGTTACACGCAGTCGACGCCTTCCGCGCCTGCTTCCCCGCCGGAACCCTCAGCGGCGCCCCGAAAGTTCGCGCCATGGAAATCATCGAGGAACTGGAACCGACACGCCGCGGCATCTATGGCGGCAGCGTCCTCTACGCCGACTACTCCGGCAATCTCGACTCCTGCATCGCCATCCGCACGTTGTTGCAACAAGGCAAGAAGGGCCACATCCAGGCCGGTGCCGGAATCGTAGCCGACTCCGTCCCGGAGAAGGAATTCGAGGAATCGATAAACAAATCCCGCGCCGTTGTAAGGGCGATCGAACGCGCAAGAAACTGA
- a CDS encoding glycoside hydrolase family 172 protein, with product MARSIVLLFLAAMVAPLGYGQIPAWMPDPTQQQTYTLHRSSSRESTGGNADYRTVTPGQTLTLLDEDGPGLISHMWFTLADSEPFFLKRVVLRIYWDGEESPSVEAPIGDFYGQGTGEIVPWETPVLTVSHDRAMNCWFPMPFAKHAKITITNDGKQSLGSLYWNIDYRTDTKPLPKDTLYFHAQYRQAQPNRGWTGEWYENGDPIVNYKRNTDGKDNYVWVEAQGHGQFVGVTMSILENQDGWWGEGDDMFFVDGATTPTFIGTGSEDYFLGAWDFGGGGYSLPMNGAPLVGKEIAGSRWSVYRFHLDSPIPFAKSFKATIEHGHANHRSDTFSSVAYWYQAEPHAAFPPLPDVSDRIPVLEFVGGPGNSKGNYSPGSLNNLNPR from the coding sequence TTGGCGCGTTCTATCGTGCTTCTCTTTCTGGCGGCGATGGTGGCGCCGCTTGGCTATGGGCAGATTCCGGCGTGGATGCCGGACCCGACACAACAGCAGACCTATACGCTGCATCGTTCTTCGAGCCGCGAATCGACGGGCGGAAATGCGGATTACCGCACAGTGACGCCGGGGCAGACTCTTACCTTGCTGGATGAAGACGGTCCGGGGCTCATTTCGCACATGTGGTTCACGCTGGCGGACAGCGAACCATTCTTTCTGAAGCGAGTCGTACTGCGGATTTATTGGGATGGCGAGGAGTCGCCAAGCGTTGAGGCTCCGATAGGCGATTTTTACGGGCAGGGGACGGGCGAAATTGTTCCGTGGGAGACGCCGGTGCTGACGGTGTCGCATGATCGCGCGATGAATTGCTGGTTCCCGATGCCGTTTGCGAAACACGCGAAGATCACGATTACGAATGACGGCAAGCAGTCGCTGGGGAGTCTGTACTGGAACATTGATTACCGGACGGACACGAAGCCGCTGCCAAAGGACACGCTGTATTTTCACGCGCAGTACCGGCAGGCGCAGCCGAACCGTGGATGGACAGGCGAGTGGTATGAGAACGGCGATCCGATTGTGAACTACAAGCGTAATACCGATGGCAAGGACAACTACGTTTGGGTGGAGGCGCAGGGTCATGGGCAGTTTGTGGGCGTGACCATGTCGATTCTGGAGAACCAGGATGGATGGTGGGGCGAGGGTGATGACATGTTCTTCGTCGATGGTGCGACCACGCCGACGTTTATTGGGACGGGATCAGAGGATTATTTTCTCGGCGCGTGGGATTTCGGCGGCGGTGGTTACAGCTTGCCGATGAATGGCGCGCCGCTGGTGGGGAAAGAAATTGCGGGGAGCCGGTGGAGCGTGTATCGCTTCCATCTGGATTCGCCGATTCCGTTTGCGAAGTCATTTAAGGCGACGATCGAGCATGGGCATGCGAATCATCGGTCGGACACGTTTTCTTCGGTTGCGTATTGGTATCAGGCGGAGCCGCATGCGGCCTTTCCTCCACTGCCGGATGTGAGTGACCGGATTCCGGTGCTGGAGTTTGTGGGTGGGCCGGGAAATTCGAAGGGGAACTATTCGCCGGGGAGTTTGAATAACCTGAATCCGCGGTGA
- a CDS encoding cytochrome-c peroxidase, whose amino-acid sequence MGTRLVSGVLTALALSTPLTSASDQPQSTTAAGPSNLAGKMPPSFDQEVARVVAALDKIEADTLSQVEHTQLDRQAQVRTLGKLLLFDKHLSVNQNEACSFCHTPETGFTGPIQALNQTTVSYPGSVRTRFSNRKPQSYMYAPFAPVLHYNALQGDFVGGNFWDMRASGYRLQNPSAEQAQGPPTNPVEMGLPDSACLAYRISQAPYRKLFETVWGEDSFTIQWPPNVEKICATPGPPPATDEYPVHLSAADRARSDRVYDSFGLAVSAYEFSPEVSPFTSKYDAVQAGKDQFTPQEKLGYELFRGKARCNECHRDGGPGEEPLFTDFTASNLGVPRNPGLQYYYEGAPDQHGYSANPSGNDYVDAGVGHFLRKLKSLSGQLNPDSGWIELAPHFDGKFQVPTLRNVDMRPTPDFVKAYMHNGYFKNLKEVVHFYNTRDVLPRCAPNDPGEKITCWPAPEDSTNLNKRQLGNLKLTDQEEDALVAFLKTLTDDYKIPNQTAAK is encoded by the coding sequence ATGGGCACCCGTCTCGTATCAGGTGTTCTGACCGCGCTCGCCCTCAGCACGCCTTTGACATCTGCGAGCGATCAACCACAGTCAACCACTGCGGCCGGCCCGAGCAATCTTGCCGGCAAAATGCCTCCCTCCTTTGATCAGGAGGTCGCAAGAGTCGTGGCCGCCCTCGACAAGATTGAGGCCGACACCTTAAGCCAGGTAGAACACACTCAACTTGACCGTCAGGCACAGGTCCGCACGCTGGGAAAGCTCCTGCTCTTCGATAAGCACCTTTCGGTCAACCAGAACGAAGCATGCAGTTTTTGCCATACGCCGGAGACCGGCTTCACCGGGCCGATTCAAGCACTGAACCAGACGACAGTCTCCTACCCCGGATCGGTGAGAACCCGGTTCAGCAACCGGAAACCGCAAAGCTACATGTATGCGCCCTTCGCTCCGGTACTCCACTACAACGCGCTTCAGGGCGATTTTGTCGGTGGAAACTTCTGGGATATGCGCGCCAGCGGATACCGCCTCCAGAATCCGAGCGCGGAACAGGCACAGGGGCCACCCACCAATCCCGTAGAAATGGGATTGCCCGATTCGGCTTGTCTCGCCTACCGCATTTCCCAGGCTCCCTATCGCAAGCTCTTTGAAACAGTCTGGGGCGAGGATTCCTTCACCATTCAATGGCCGCCCAACGTGGAAAAGATCTGCGCAACGCCGGGACCACCCCCAGCCACGGACGAATACCCCGTCCATCTCAGCGCCGCCGACCGTGCTCGATCCGACCGTGTATACGATAGCTTCGGCCTTGCCGTCTCCGCGTATGAGTTTTCGCCCGAAGTGAGCCCGTTCACGTCAAAGTACGACGCCGTTCAAGCCGGAAAGGATCAATTCACACCCCAGGAAAAGTTGGGTTATGAATTGTTCCGCGGCAAAGCGCGTTGCAATGAATGTCATCGTGATGGAGGCCCGGGCGAAGAGCCGCTTTTCACTGATTTCACCGCCAGTAATCTAGGCGTCCCGAGAAATCCTGGCCTGCAATACTACTATGAGGGCGCTCCCGATCAGCACGGCTATTCTGCGAACCCCAGCGGCAACGACTACGTCGATGCAGGCGTAGGACACTTCCTGCGCAAACTCAAAAGCCTGAGCGGGCAGCTAAATCCGGATTCGGGGTGGATCGAGCTTGCGCCGCACTTCGACGGCAAGTTTCAGGTGCCAACATTGCGCAACGTGGATATGCGCCCAACGCCTGATTTTGTGAAAGCGTACATGCACAACGGTTACTTCAAGAACCTGAAAGAAGTCGTGCATTTCTACAACACGCGCGACGTTCTGCCGAGATGTGCGCCCAATGACCCGGGCGAGAAGATCACCTGCTGGCCGGCGCCTGAAGACTCGACAAATCTCAACAAGCGCCAACTTGGCAACCTGAAACTGACGGACCAGGAGGAGGATGCACTCGTAGCTTTCCTGAAAACCCTCACCGACGATTACAAGATCCCGAACCAGACAGCCGCAAAGTAG
- a CDS encoding GntR family transcriptional regulator, translating to MTPPKQIEAFTFRFDPHSGVPVFRQIIDQVQAGIAAGALKCGDQLPTVRQVAVDLAINPNTVLRAYREMEIRGIVDTQQGTGTFIASRKIEQSKAERDRALAQLTSEFVSRAGAGGFTLQDLIDSLREFQSEAGKKRR from the coding sequence ATGACACCGCCGAAACAAATCGAAGCCTTCACCTTCCGCTTCGACCCCCACAGCGGCGTCCCCGTCTTCCGCCAAATCATCGACCAGGTGCAGGCCGGCATCGCCGCCGGTGCCCTCAAGTGCGGCGATCAGCTCCCCACCGTCCGCCAGGTGGCCGTCGATCTCGCCATCAATCCCAACACCGTCCTGCGCGCCTATCGCGAAATGGAAATACGCGGCATCGTCGACACGCAGCAGGGCACAGGCACCTTCATCGCCAGCCGAAAAATCGAGCAGTCCAAAGCCGAGCGTGACCGCGCGCTCGCCCAACTCACCAGTGAATTCGTTTCACGCGCCGGAGCCGGCGGGTTCACCCTACAGGACCTGATCGATTCGCTGCGCGAATTTCAATCCGAAGCCGGCAAAAAGAGGAGA
- a CDS encoding lipid-binding SYLF domain-containing protein encodes MIQRKTCYRFTKAAFSIFAAALCSVPLLARADDVNERITAAGQVFQELVNADNGIPRDLLNKADCVIVLPSVKKGGLIIGAQYGKGLMTCRSGANFNGKWSAPIMMQSSGGSFGLQAGGEATDFVILVMNDDGARTVMKGRAKLGADASVAAGPVGRDAEASTSGTVSAQMLSYSRTKGVFGGLSLNGTSLNPDGGDNEKLYGKKISGQEIFAGSVPAPASAHALLAELTKASPKNLSKGK; translated from the coding sequence GTGATCCAACGAAAAACTTGCTATCGTTTCACGAAAGCGGCATTTAGCATTTTCGCCGCTGCTCTCTGCTCCGTTCCATTGCTGGCGCGAGCGGACGATGTAAACGAAAGAATCACCGCCGCCGGTCAGGTGTTTCAGGAACTTGTCAACGCCGACAATGGCATACCCCGCGATCTGCTGAACAAGGCTGATTGCGTCATCGTGCTGCCCTCCGTGAAGAAGGGCGGATTAATCATTGGAGCTCAATATGGCAAGGGCTTGATGACCTGCCGAAGCGGTGCGAACTTCAATGGCAAGTGGAGCGCGCCGATCATGATGCAGTCCAGTGGTGGAAGTTTTGGCCTGCAGGCTGGCGGAGAGGCGACCGACTTCGTAATTCTTGTGATGAATGACGATGGTGCACGTACGGTCATGAAAGGGAGGGCCAAACTGGGTGCCGACGCTAGTGTTGCAGCTGGTCCAGTGGGCCGCGACGCGGAAGCTTCAACGAGCGGCACCGTGAGCGCCCAGATGCTTTCCTACTCGCGCACGAAAGGAGTGTTTGGCGGTCTCTCCCTAAACGGGACCTCTTTAAATCCTGACGGCGGCGATAACGAAAAGCTATACGGCAAGAAGATTTCGGGGCAGGAGATCTTTGCAGGAAGCGTACCGGCACCTGCATCTGCTCACGCCCTGCTAGCCGAGTTGACGAAGGCCTCGCCAAAGAATCTCTCTAAAGGAAAGTAA
- a CDS encoding Glu/Leu/Phe/Val family dehydrogenase has protein sequence MATITLEQEINPWEAQAARFDFAARKLNLDEGLWRVLRHPSREIIVHFPVTMDDGRIEMFTGFRVLHSQARGPGKGGIRYSPDVTLDEVRALASWMTWKCAVVNIPFGGAKGGVICDPKRMSIGEVERMTRRYTAEIIEFIGPEKDVPAPDMGTNEQTMAWIMDTYSMHQRQTVTSVVTGKPVNIGGSRGRREATGRGVRVMCDEALKYLQMPVNGCRVIIQGFGNVGSNAANLMRERGYKIIGIAEYDGGLYNPNGIDICSLLEHRQRNGTVLGFKGAEPADSLDLLTTDCEILIPAATENVITSRNAERIKARIICEGANGPTTAVADEILADKKVFIIPDILANSGGVTASYFEWVQDRQGYFWKESVVNEQLESILAESFDDVVRYSDAHGVNNRIAAYMLAIDRVAFTIKQRGIYA, from the coding sequence ATGGCTACCATTACGCTCGAGCAGGAGATTAATCCATGGGAAGCACAGGCTGCTCGATTTGATTTTGCTGCCCGCAAGCTGAACCTCGATGAGGGTCTATGGCGCGTGCTGCGGCACCCCTCGCGCGAAATTATCGTGCATTTTCCCGTAACGATGGATGACGGACGAATTGAGATGTTTACCGGCTTTCGTGTGCTGCACTCGCAGGCGCGTGGGCCCGGCAAGGGCGGTATTCGCTATTCGCCCGATGTGACGCTCGATGAAGTGCGCGCGCTGGCCAGCTGGATGACGTGGAAGTGCGCGGTGGTGAATATTCCGTTCGGCGGCGCGAAGGGCGGTGTGATCTGCGACCCGAAGCGGATGTCAATTGGCGAAGTGGAACGCATGACACGCCGCTACACTGCGGAGATTATCGAGTTCATTGGTCCGGAAAAGGACGTTCCCGCGCCCGACATGGGCACCAACGAGCAGACGATGGCCTGGATCATGGATACCTACTCTATGCATCAGCGCCAGACTGTGACGAGCGTGGTGACGGGCAAGCCGGTGAACATCGGCGGGTCGCGCGGGCGGCGCGAAGCCACGGGACGCGGTGTACGGGTGATGTGCGATGAAGCACTGAAGTATCTGCAGATGCCGGTGAACGGCTGCCGCGTGATTATTCAGGGCTTCGGCAACGTGGGCTCCAACGCCGCTAACCTGATGCGCGAGAGGGGCTACAAGATTATCGGCATCGCAGAGTACGACGGCGGGCTCTACAACCCAAATGGCATCGACATCTGCTCTCTGCTAGAGCATCGCCAGCGCAATGGTACGGTGCTTGGATTCAAGGGCGCAGAGCCAGCGGACTCGCTCGATCTGCTGACGACTGACTGCGAGATCCTGATTCCGGCCGCGACGGAGAACGTCATTACCAGCCGCAATGCGGAACGCATCAAGGCTCGCATCATCTGCGAAGGCGCGAATGGTCCGACGACGGCTGTCGCCGACGAGATTCTGGCGGACAAAAAGGTATTTATCATTCCGGACATCCTGGCGAACTCCGGTGGTGTTACCGCTTCATATTTCGAGTGGGTACAAGACCGTCAGGGCTACTTCTGGAAAGAATCGGTTGTGAACGAGCAACTGGAGAGCATTCTGGCGGAGAGCTTTGACGATGTGGTTCGCTACTCGGATGCGCATGGAGTGAACAATCGCATTGCCGCATACATGCTGGCGATTGATCGCGTGGCGTTCACGATCAAGCAGCGTGGAATTTACGCATAA
- a CDS encoding TMEM175 family protein, translating to MAHSNANSQMTAGRLEAFSDGVIAVIITIMVLEIHVPKQDGLAGLWSVAPRLAVYLLSFFMVGIYWINHHELIRRTESVDYRVLWANLIFLFVLSLVPYFVDYLDEKNFSTFATLLYDVTMLVAGMAFFLLRWAVIRRQWYAGSLRKQDTSELWKHGVCLGIYLLAIAMAFYKPWLSLVITGLVTLVWVVPEAGVKEHRKAPPAENAPIE from the coding sequence ATGGCGCATTCGAATGCAAATTCGCAGATGACGGCAGGGCGGCTGGAGGCATTTTCAGACGGCGTGATTGCGGTGATTATCACGATCATGGTGCTGGAGATACATGTTCCGAAACAGGATGGGTTGGCGGGGTTGTGGTCGGTAGCGCCGCGACTGGCTGTGTATCTGCTGAGCTTTTTCATGGTGGGGATTTACTGGATCAATCACCATGAGCTGATTCGGCGGACGGAATCGGTGGATTACCGGGTGCTCTGGGCGAACCTGATTTTTCTCTTTGTGCTGTCGCTGGTGCCTTACTTCGTGGACTATCTGGATGAGAAGAATTTCAGCACCTTCGCGACGCTGCTGTATGACGTGACGATGCTGGTGGCGGGCATGGCGTTTTTTCTGCTGCGCTGGGCAGTGATACGGAGGCAGTGGTACGCGGGGTCGCTGCGGAAGCAGGATACGTCAGAGCTGTGGAAGCATGGGGTGTGCCTGGGGATTTATCTGCTGGCGATTGCGATGGCGTTTTATAAGCCCTGGCTTTCGCTGGTGATTACCGGGCTGGTGACGCTGGTCTGGGTGGTGCCGGAGGCTGGGGTAAAGGAGCATCGGAAGGCTCCTCCGGCGGAGAATGCGCCGATTGAGTGA